AATATTGATGATCAAATAAGGATAGATACTCGTAATAACTCATACATAGAAAGAGTTTAAGAAAGTATTCTTTAGGGATTTAGTATGGATTTAGAGAAAATAAAGAACCTTGTAGAGTTGATGGAGAAAGGAAATCTAATCGAACTAGAAGTTGAAGAAGGAAAGACAAAGGTCTTTTTAAAAAAATATTCGAGAGAAGAAGACCAAGAAAATAAAAAGGAAAGATCAATCACCGAAGACACCGAAGAAAAAGAATTAAGATTAGAGGAAGATCTGATAGAGCTTACTTCTCCGATGGTGGGTGTTATCAAACTGTCTAATTTAAAGAAAGAATCCAGAATTAACAAAGGTGATGTTTTGTATACGGTAGAAGCCATGAAGCACAAGAATGAGATTAGATCTGATTACGAGGGAATAATCTTAGATCTTTATGTTGATGATAATACTCCTGTAGAATATGGACAGAAGATTTTTTTAATTAAGAAAATTAAGTAAGGTAGAAAATTTGTTTAAGAAGATCTTAGTAGCTAATAGAGGTGAAATTGCGTTAAGGGTTATTCGAGCAGCTAAAGAACTGGGCATAGCTACTGTAGCTATTTATTCCCAGGCTGATGAAGACTCTTTGCACGTAAGATTTGCGGATGAAGCGGTCTGCATAGGACCTCCTTCCAGCAAGCAAAGTTACTTAAATATTCCAGCGATTATCAGCGCTGCCGAGATTACGGGAGTAGAAGCTATTCATCCTGGATATGGGTTCTTGGCAGAAAATGCTACTTTCGCTGATATTTGCGAAGAACATCTCTTTAAATTTATTGGCCCTAACTCTGAATCTATGAGAATGATGGGTGATAAAGCTATTGCTCGAAAGAAAGCTGTCCAGGCAGGAGTGATAGTAGTTCCTGGCACCGATGTAATCACCTCTCCGGAAGAAGCCGCGGAAAAGGCTAAAGAGATTGGTTATCCAATCATTATTAAAGCGGTGGCAGGTGGTGGAGGAAAAGGAATGCGTATTGTTTACGATAAAGCTATTTTAGAAGAAAACATAGATATTGCTCGTCGAGAAGCAGAATCAGCTTTTGGAAATGATAGCTTATATCTTGAAAAGTATATTGAGAAACCCGTTCATGTAGAAGTTCAAGTGTTAGGTGATAACTATGGTAATGTAATCCACTTAGGAGAAAGAGATTGCTCTATCCAGTAT
Above is a window of bacterium DNA encoding:
- the accC gene encoding acetyl-CoA carboxylase biotin carboxylase subunit codes for the protein MFKKILVANRGEIALRVIRAAKELGIATVAIYSQADEDSLHVRFADEAVCIGPPSSKQSYLNIPAIISAAEITGVEAIHPGYGFLAENATFADICEEHLFKFIGPNSESMRMMGDKAIARKKAVQAGVIVVPGTDVITSPEEAAEKAKEIGYPIIIKAVAGGGGKGMRIVYDKAILEENIDIARREAESAFGNDSLYLEKYIEKPVHVEVQVLGDNYGNVIHLGERDCSIQYRHQKLIEESPSPNVDEKLRSKLGKNAIKIAKAIKYTNAGTVEFILDEKKRCYFMEMNTRIQVEHPVTEMVTGIDLVKEQIRLAYGEKLGISQNDICIKGHAVECRITAQDMDNNLSPNSGVITSLNIPGGPGIRVDTHIYTGYKIPSYYDALMAKLIGYGQTREEAILHLLRALDEFIIEGVKTTISLHKKILSEENFRKGNIHTHYLSF